One stretch of Comamonas testosteroni DNA includes these proteins:
- a CDS encoding EAL and GGDEF domain-containing protein has product MKSEEGHSPLTPWVIVTLYLCVGMLWLGAQAGVLGYFDVSLNRQSLRWQIGLFIVWLLATALVALLFMQRKARADQRGRETAQELELVVRHAPAGMARVHVGGAEIVWANAKLAGWLGCSVESLRGQDFRVLVPVNDQDEVALQLQRLLDGSTDYFQVLRQCVNAGTGKVTPVLCTTSRVAASGVDGPVALVCVLQDLSEMVSARKAMMRSETMLRLALEGSGNGVWEWDALEQRLNFSTGMSALLRYQGQDLAREFDFQQRLHPEDAAGARAQAEQALEQDSMLVLTARLLCFDGLYRWFRARGQAYKDESGRLIRISGLLSDQTASREADERSRLASTVVDNTIEGVVVTDAHSRILSVNHAFTKLLGFSEAEMLGKTPRMFKSGRHDKAFYDAMWASMHATGHWQGEIWNRRKNGEVFPERMSLSAVKDANDKVTHYVCMFTDISAEKAREQQLEFLAHRDTLTGLPNRSQFTRMLSEAVELSRSTNRRMAVLLFNIDRFKDVNDSYGHSIGDEVLRHVSVQMQGALRHGDIIGRLAGDEICVVAQSICGRDSAVDVAERLMAAAGQPWTTPDGLSVVVSVSAGICLYPDHALTADDLLQGAHAAVYGAKARGSNAWCFFHENMTQAARERLALEARLRRALELGHMRLYYQPQIELATGRLMGAEALLRWLDPEEGLISPARFIPVAENSGVIGQLGLWVLGEACRQGQQWRAAGLPDLTIAVNVSLHQFLLTDIAGATADALNKSGFPASLLELEITESALAEKPEEALAVLNRLRELGLRLAIDDFGTGYSSLAHLKRFPLDLLKIDQGFIRDIPHSADDMTISSSVIALGHAMGLKVLAEGVETQEQLSFLQDKGCDFFQGYFCSRPLPAEDFARLLEKAGAGQPLVDVQSGVTA; this is encoded by the coding sequence ATGAAAAGCGAGGAGGGGCATTCTCCGCTCACACCCTGGGTGATTGTCACCCTCTATTTGTGCGTGGGGATGCTTTGGTTGGGGGCGCAGGCGGGCGTGCTCGGCTATTTTGATGTATCGCTGAATCGACAGTCGCTGCGTTGGCAGATAGGCCTGTTCATTGTTTGGTTGCTGGCGACAGCGCTGGTTGCACTTTTGTTCATGCAGCGCAAGGCGCGCGCCGACCAGCGTGGCCGGGAGACGGCGCAGGAGCTGGAGCTGGTGGTGCGCCACGCACCGGCCGGCATGGCTCGCGTGCATGTGGGCGGTGCCGAGATTGTCTGGGCCAATGCCAAGCTGGCGGGTTGGCTGGGCTGCAGCGTCGAGTCGCTGCGCGGTCAGGATTTCCGGGTGCTGGTGCCGGTGAATGACCAGGACGAGGTTGCTCTGCAGCTGCAGCGCCTGCTGGACGGCAGCACCGATTACTTCCAGGTGCTGCGCCAATGCGTGAATGCCGGCACCGGCAAGGTTACGCCCGTGCTGTGCACCACCAGCCGCGTGGCGGCTTCGGGTGTGGACGGGCCGGTGGCCCTGGTCTGCGTGCTGCAGGACCTCAGCGAGATGGTGAGTGCGCGCAAGGCCATGATGCGCAGCGAGACCATGCTGCGCCTGGCGCTGGAGGGCAGCGGCAATGGCGTGTGGGAGTGGGACGCGCTCGAGCAGCGGCTGAACTTCTCCACGGGCATGAGTGCCTTGCTGCGCTATCAGGGCCAGGATCTGGCCCGGGAGTTCGATTTCCAACAGCGCCTGCACCCCGAAGATGCCGCAGGTGCGCGCGCCCAGGCCGAGCAAGCACTGGAGCAGGACAGCATGCTGGTGCTGACGGCACGTCTGCTGTGCTTTGACGGTCTGTATCGCTGGTTCCGCGCACGCGGCCAGGCCTACAAGGATGAGAGCGGACGCCTGATACGGATCTCGGGTCTGCTCTCCGACCAGACTGCGAGTCGCGAGGCCGATGAGCGCAGCCGCCTGGCTTCCACGGTGGTGGACAACACCATCGAAGGTGTGGTGGTGACCGATGCACACAGCCGAATTCTCTCGGTCAACCACGCGTTCACGAAGCTGCTGGGCTTCAGCGAAGCGGAAATGTTGGGCAAGACGCCGCGCATGTTCAAGTCCGGCCGACATGACAAGGCCTTCTATGACGCCATGTGGGCCAGCATGCACGCCACAGGGCACTGGCAGGGCGAAATTTGGAATCGGCGCAAGAATGGAGAGGTCTTTCCTGAGCGCATGTCGCTGAGTGCGGTCAAGGATGCCAACGACAAGGTGACGCATTACGTTTGCATGTTCACCGATATCTCGGCCGAGAAGGCGCGCGAGCAGCAACTGGAGTTTCTGGCCCATCGCGACACCTTGACCGGTCTGCCCAACCGCTCTCAATTCACGCGCATGCTGAGCGAGGCGGTGGAATTGAGTCGGAGCACCAACCGTCGCATGGCCGTGCTGCTGTTCAATATCGACCGCTTCAAGGACGTGAACGACAGCTATGGCCACTCCATCGGCGACGAGGTGCTCAGGCATGTGTCTGTGCAGATGCAGGGTGCTTTGCGGCACGGCGACATCATTGGCCGCCTGGCGGGCGATGAAATCTGCGTGGTGGCGCAATCCATTTGCGGTCGCGACAGCGCGGTGGACGTGGCCGAGCGCTTGATGGCAGCAGCCGGCCAGCCCTGGACCACGCCAGATGGCCTGTCGGTGGTGGTCAGCGTCAGCGCAGGCATCTGTCTGTATCCCGACCATGCATTGACAGCCGACGATCTGCTGCAGGGCGCCCATGCAGCGGTGTATGGAGCCAAGGCCAGAGGCTCCAATGCCTGGTGCTTCTTCCATGAGAACATGACCCAGGCCGCCCGCGAGCGCCTGGCGCTGGAGGCGCGCCTGCGCCGTGCGCTGGAGCTGGGCCATATGCGTCTGTATTACCAGCCACAGATTGAGCTGGCGACGGGGCGCCTGATGGGGGCTGAAGCCCTGTTGCGCTGGCTGGACCCAGAGGAAGGCCTGATCTCGCCGGCCCGTTTCATTCCCGTGGCGGAAAACTCGGGCGTCATCGGCCAGCTGGGTCTGTGGGTGCTGGGTGAGGCCTGTCGTCAGGGTCAGCAATGGCGTGCTGCCGGTCTGCCCGATCTGACGATTGCAGTCAATGTCTCGCTGCACCAGTTTTTGCTGACCGATATTGCCGGGGCTACGGCCGATGCGCTCAACAAGTCGGGTTTTCCGGCCAGCCTGCTGGAGCTGGAAATCACCGAAAGTGCACTGGCCGAAAAGCCCGAAGAGGCGCTGGCCGTGCTCAACCGCCTGCGCGAGCTGGGCCTGCGTCTGGCCATTGATGACTTTGGCACCGGTTATTCGTCGCTGGCGCACCTCAAGCGCTTCCCGCTCGATCTGCTCAAGATCGACCAGGGCTTTATCCGTGACATTCCGCACAGCGCGGACGATATGACCATCAGCAGCTCGGTCATTGCCCTGGGTCATGCCATGGGCCTGAAGGTACTGGCCGAAGGCGTGGAAACGCAGGAGCAGCTGTCTTTTCTGCAAGACAAGGGCTGTGACTTCTTCCAGGGCTATTTCTGCAGCCGCCCCTTGCCGGCGGAGGACTTTGCGCGGCTGCTGGAAAAAGCAGGCGCCGGCCAGCCCCTGGTCGATGTGCAGAGCGGCGTGACAGCTTGA
- the purU gene encoding formyltetrahydrofolate deformylase, translating to MTQAYILTLSCPDRLGLVHAVSGFLLEQGGNIEEAAQYNDPVTGLFFMRVQFACDGKDAASLKASVAELADQYQMQWSLHSKAERIKTVIMVSKEGHCLNDLLFRWKSGLLPIEIKAIISNHREFYQLAASYNIPFHHIPVTAATKAQAEERQYEIIEEEGAELVVLARYMQVLSNDLCKKLAGRAINIHHSFLPSFKGAKPYYQAHDRGVKLIGATAHYVTADLDEGPIIEQDVARADHTDTVEDLTARGRDTESQVLARAVKWHSERRVILNGHKTVVFR from the coding sequence ATGACCCAAGCCTATATTTTGACTTTATCCTGCCCAGACCGACTGGGCCTGGTGCATGCCGTTTCCGGATTCTTGCTTGAACAAGGCGGCAATATTGAAGAAGCAGCGCAGTACAACGACCCGGTAACCGGTCTGTTCTTCATGCGCGTGCAGTTTGCCTGCGATGGCAAAGACGCCGCCTCTTTAAAGGCATCCGTTGCCGAATTAGCTGATCAATATCAAATGCAGTGGAGTTTGCACTCCAAGGCCGAGCGCATCAAGACCGTCATCATGGTCAGCAAGGAAGGCCACTGCCTCAACGACCTGCTGTTCCGCTGGAAGTCGGGCCTGCTGCCCATCGAGATCAAGGCCATCATCAGCAACCACCGCGAGTTCTATCAGCTGGCGGCCAGCTACAACATCCCCTTCCATCACATTCCCGTGACTGCCGCGACCAAGGCCCAGGCCGAAGAGCGCCAGTACGAGATCATCGAGGAGGAAGGCGCCGAGCTGGTGGTGCTGGCGCGCTACATGCAGGTGCTGTCCAACGACCTGTGCAAAAAGCTGGCCGGCCGCGCCATCAATATCCACCACAGCTTCCTGCCCAGCTTCAAGGGCGCCAAGCCCTACTACCAGGCGCATGACCGCGGCGTGAAGCTGATCGGTGCCACCGCCCACTATGTGACGGCCGACCTCGACGAAGGCCCGATCATAGAGCAGGACGTGGCACGCGCCGACCATACCGACACCGTGGAGGACCTGACGGCCCGTGGCCGCGACACCGAGAGCCAAGTTCTGGCCCGTGCCGTGAAGTGGCATAGCGAGCGCCGCGTCATTCTCAACGGTCACAAGACCGTGGTGTTCCGCTAA
- a CDS encoding LysR substrate-binding domain-containing protein — protein sequence MTRSPGALNSITARRIPPIQCLLTFEALARLRSVTLTAEELCVTPSAVSHRVKQLEQILGARLFGRTDFSLTTDGSSYLAHVREGLGALQRFPGASASPGRRRLKLAVTPTFARVILIPRLRQFTEAYPEIDIALQVSIPLLDVIGEDADLMVRFGAGHYADVEHIELARDTVTPLASPSFIREHGPFERPEDLEGMPLLRSPLEPWRTWFAATGLDMAEPNEGSQFNDIGLMCDAASASMGIALVRHKLGAPWLENGTLVRLFDVDAPSPHAHYLCWKTGIMDRWECAAFAEWLRKAMG from the coding sequence ATGACCCGCAGCCCCGGCGCCTTGAACAGCATTACGGCCAGGCGGATTCCGCCGATACAGTGCCTGCTCACCTTCGAGGCTCTGGCGCGGCTGCGCTCGGTCACGTTGACGGCGGAGGAGCTGTGCGTCACGCCCAGCGCCGTCAGCCACAGGGTCAAGCAGCTGGAGCAGATTCTGGGAGCGCGCCTGTTCGGCCGCACGGATTTCTCGCTGACCACGGATGGCAGCTCCTATCTGGCCCATGTGCGTGAAGGCCTGGGCGCCTTGCAACGCTTTCCGGGAGCGTCAGCCTCGCCTGGGCGCAGGCGCCTGAAGCTGGCCGTCACCCCCACTTTTGCGCGCGTGATCCTGATCCCGCGCCTGCGCCAGTTCACCGAGGCCTATCCCGAGATCGACATTGCGCTGCAGGTGTCGATTCCGCTGCTGGATGTGATCGGCGAGGACGCCGACCTGATGGTGCGCTTCGGCGCCGGCCACTATGCCGATGTGGAGCATATCGAGCTGGCCCGCGACACGGTCACACCGCTGGCCTCGCCCAGCTTCATCCGCGAACATGGCCCGTTCGAGCGCCCTGAAGACCTGGAAGGCATGCCGCTGCTGCGCAGCCCGCTGGAGCCCTGGCGCACCTGGTTCGCCGCCACCGGCCTCGACATGGCCGAGCCCAACGAAGGCTCGCAGTTCAACGATATCGGCCTGATGTGCGATGCCGCGTCGGCCAGCATGGGCATAGCCCTGGTACGTCACAAGCTCGGCGCCCCCTGGCTGGAAAACGGAACGCTGGTACGCCTTTTCGATGTCGATGCACCCAGCCCGCACGCTCACTACCTGTGCTGGAAGACCGGCATCATGGACCGCTGGGAATGCGCTGCCTTCGCTGAGTGGCTGCGCAAGGCGATGGGCTGA
- a CDS encoding UvrD-helicase domain-containing protein → MNLQPRLYPGLDQNQALNREASSLLIRALAGTGKTTTLAIKAADLIRTQGARNVLMLAYSEAGIKAIQARLDRLSAMPLEGLHLLTLEHFCARLLEEQGDPVPMLSSGLEKNLLIQQAHEALSQEAERHAELDIPELADYFARPLDISAFLAFEAQAKQCMLELDIDDSGLGALAYCRDNALDYGLYRLLRSYERLRAGPTQEPLFYAPGDCTYALACQLAALDFDADFPLLQGRFEAVLFDELQDLDEAALLVLRHLARGNGRFIGVGDFNQHILPGASSIFGDSAQRILQELPAGTGQATLNTTYRFGPVICQELNRLFGVEFDAHYRNASAWFEHRHGDDEDCARQLLDIHAAVARQPRKPQDPPAVLRVILHSPEDSVLLEWLFAHEGVHYACKGMQRFYQRREIALVLAMLWAMQGCSGGALLSQGILSSAAEGLMRYVRHASPPDRDLLANGLFDMTALGDAPPESDTLRIAAELMGQQAAMRRFLAAYIAPDSPCARLLALPADQCADAGQLLRHPLLRQFFAQAPISQDELGQCLASLQALSRICAGLSVDEFLGRLSLMVQSSIAQHQRHEKPSLQLLTVERSKGHEYEYVAVPFVNSRHFSPNASDPQRNMLYVAMTRASKRLWILESR, encoded by the coding sequence ATGAACCTGCAGCCCAGGCTGTACCCCGGCCTTGACCAGAACCAGGCCCTCAACAGAGAAGCGTCCTCGCTGCTCATCCGCGCCCTGGCCGGCACGGGCAAGACGACCACGCTGGCCATCAAGGCCGCCGACCTGATCCGCACCCAGGGCGCACGCAACGTGCTGATGCTGGCCTACTCGGAGGCCGGCATCAAGGCCATTCAGGCGCGCCTGGACCGGCTCTCCGCCATGCCCCTCGAAGGCCTGCATCTGCTCACTCTGGAGCATTTTTGCGCCCGCCTGCTCGAAGAGCAGGGCGACCCTGTACCCATGCTCTCCTCCGGCCTGGAGAAGAATCTGCTCATCCAGCAGGCGCATGAAGCGCTGTCGCAAGAGGCCGAGCGGCATGCCGAGCTCGACATTCCCGAGCTGGCGGACTACTTCGCCCGGCCTCTGGACATCAGTGCCTTCCTCGCTTTCGAGGCCCAGGCCAAGCAGTGCATGCTGGAACTCGACATCGACGACAGCGGCCTCGGCGCGCTGGCATATTGCCGAGACAACGCCCTGGACTACGGCCTGTACCGGCTGCTGCGCAGCTATGAGCGGCTGCGCGCAGGCCCCACCCAGGAGCCACTGTTCTATGCACCCGGCGACTGCACCTATGCGCTGGCCTGCCAGCTGGCCGCACTGGACTTCGATGCCGACTTCCCTTTGCTGCAGGGTCGCTTCGAAGCCGTGCTGTTCGACGAACTGCAGGACCTGGACGAGGCCGCGCTGCTGGTGCTGCGCCATCTGGCGCGCGGCAACGGGCGCTTCATCGGTGTCGGCGACTTCAACCAGCACATACTGCCTGGCGCCTCCTCCATCTTTGGCGACAGCGCCCAGCGCATACTGCAGGAGCTGCCCGCGGGCACCGGCCAGGCCACGCTCAACACGACCTATCGCTTCGGCCCCGTCATCTGCCAGGAACTGAACCGGCTCTTCGGCGTGGAGTTCGACGCCCATTACCGCAACGCCTCGGCCTGGTTCGAACATCGCCATGGCGATGACGAGGACTGCGCCCGGCAATTGCTGGATATTCATGCCGCCGTGGCCCGTCAGCCCCGCAAACCGCAGGATCCGCCGGCCGTGTTGCGTGTCATCCTGCATTCGCCCGAAGATTCGGTACTGCTTGAATGGCTGTTCGCCCACGAGGGCGTGCACTATGCCTGCAAAGGCATGCAGCGCTTCTACCAGCGCCGCGAAATCGCCCTGGTGCTGGCCATGCTGTGGGCCATGCAGGGCTGCAGCGGCGGTGCGCTGCTCTCGCAAGGCATTCTGAGCAGCGCTGCCGAAGGTCTGATGCGCTATGTGCGCCATGCCAGCCCGCCCGACCGGGATCTGCTGGCCAACGGCCTGTTCGACATGACTGCACTGGGCGACGCCCCGCCGGAATCCGACACGCTGCGCATCGCCGCCGAACTCATGGGACAGCAAGCCGCCATGCGCCGCTTCCTCGCCGCCTACATCGCACCAGACTCCCCCTGTGCCCGGTTGCTGGCCCTGCCCGCCGACCAGTGCGCCGATGCGGGGCAGTTGCTCCGGCACCCTCTGTTACGACAGTTCTTTGCCCAGGCCCCCATCAGCCAGGACGAACTGGGCCAGTGCCTGGCCAGCCTGCAAGCGCTGTCGCGCATCTGCGCCGGGCTTTCCGTCGATGAATTCCTGGGCCGCCTCAGCCTCATGGTCCAGTCGAGCATCGCGCAGCATCAGCGCCATGAAAAACCCAGCTTGCAACTGCTCACGGTAGAGCGCAGCAAAGGCCATGAATACGAGTATGTAGCCGTGCCCTTTGTCAATTCCAGGCACTTCTCGCCCAATGCGAGCGACCCACAGCGCAACATGCTCTACGTCGCCATGACCCGTGCCAGCAAGCGCCTGTGGATACTGGAGAGCAGATGA
- a CDS encoding ABC transporter substrate-binding protein gives MQTPSRCAWLLAVGITASLTLHAQENKLTIGASLPLSGPQAEAGKEGMSIMQAQVEAFNKQGGLGGKALTLKVLDDGYEPQRAASNARQLVQEGALALLNCWGTASCTAMQPEVQQGQTALVGVIAGAGSMRQQPGRFIYPLRASTQAEIAAMLQQMQTIGLRRIAIVHQNDGFGKDSLQIALAAFAAKDLKPAITLAVEASGANTPDLARQLAALPDLQGVIVLAGAPASIGLITMARQAHVTAPFYNLAAQANRAVVQGLGPYTRGIAFTTLVPSPWKGAVPAIKDYQQLLDHGGMPPASYLGLEVFLNTRTLLDALRKAAPTSNRAGLLAALDAMGEIRYGAMHLRFTPPRTGSSYVGLTMIDASGHFRE, from the coding sequence ATGCAAACCCCATCGCGCTGCGCCTGGCTACTGGCCGTCGGCATCACCGCCAGCCTGACCCTGCATGCGCAGGAGAACAAGCTCACCATAGGCGCCAGCTTGCCGCTGTCAGGCCCGCAGGCCGAGGCCGGCAAGGAAGGGATGAGCATCATGCAGGCGCAGGTGGAGGCATTCAACAAGCAGGGAGGCCTGGGCGGCAAAGCTTTGACACTCAAGGTGCTGGACGATGGCTACGAGCCACAGCGCGCCGCCAGCAATGCACGCCAACTGGTCCAGGAAGGAGCCCTGGCCCTGCTCAACTGCTGGGGAACGGCCAGTTGCACAGCCATGCAACCCGAGGTACAGCAAGGCCAGACGGCCCTGGTGGGCGTGATTGCCGGAGCCGGCAGCATGCGCCAGCAACCGGGCCGTTTCATCTATCCGCTGCGCGCCAGCACCCAGGCTGAAATCGCGGCCATGCTGCAGCAGATGCAGACCATAGGTCTGCGGCGGATCGCCATCGTTCACCAGAACGACGGCTTCGGCAAAGACAGTCTGCAGATTGCCCTGGCCGCCTTTGCCGCCAAGGACCTCAAACCCGCCATCACGCTGGCCGTGGAAGCATCGGGTGCCAATACCCCTGACCTGGCCAGGCAACTGGCCGCCCTGCCCGATCTCCAGGGCGTCATCGTGCTGGCGGGTGCCCCTGCCAGCATAGGTCTGATCACCATGGCCAGACAGGCTCATGTCACGGCGCCTTTCTACAACCTGGCCGCCCAGGCCAACCGCGCCGTGGTGCAAGGGCTGGGCCCTTATACACGCGGCATTGCCTTCACCACCCTGGTGCCCAGTCCCTGGAAAGGCGCGGTTCCGGCCATCAAGGACTACCAGCAGCTTCTCGACCACGGCGGCATGCCGCCTGCCTCCTATCTGGGCCTGGAAGTCTTTCTCAATACCCGAACCCTGCTGGATGCGCTGCGTAAAGCTGCGCCCACAAGCAATCGAGCGGGCTTGCTGGCCGCCCTCGACGCCATGGGCGAGATTCGCTACGGCGCCATGCATCTGCGCTTCACACCGCCGCGCACCGGCTCCAGCTATGTGGGGCTGACCATGATTGATGCGAGCGGTCATTTCAGGGAATAA
- a CDS encoding FAD-linked oxidase C-terminal domain-containing protein: protein MTFASTFTDLVATSSAAANAAHHPPEQSERARRQAEVVEALRPHVPAHALLYQSEDTTPYECDGLTAYRQRPLLVCLPETYAQVQAVLKTCHAIGAPVIARGAGTGLSGGAMPHPMGVTLSLAKFNKILKVDAYSRTALVQCGVRNLAISEAAAPYGLYYAPDPSSQIACTIGGNVAENSGGVHCLKYGLTVHNVLKVKGFSIEGEPVEFGSDALDTPGLDLLAVMIGSEGMLAVVTEVTVKLVPKPQLARCIMASFDDVRKAGDAVAAVIAAGIIPAGLEMMDKPMTAAVEDFVRAGYDLTAEAILLCESDGTPEEVEEEIARMSEVLRHAGATAITVSESEEERLRFWSGRKNAFPASGRISPDYMCMDSTIPRKRLADILLAIQEMEKKYQLRCANVFHAGDGNLHPLILFDANNPDELHRCELFGADILETSVAMGGTVTGEHGVGVEKLNSMCTQFTTAENAQMFALKAAFDPQSLLNPGKVIPTLNRCAEYGKMLVRGGQIAHPDLPRF from the coding sequence ATGACGTTCGCCAGCACTTTTACCGATCTCGTCGCCACCTCCAGCGCAGCGGCCAACGCCGCGCACCACCCGCCCGAGCAGTCCGAGCGTGCTCGGCGCCAGGCCGAGGTGGTGGAGGCCCTGCGCCCCCATGTGCCGGCGCATGCCCTGCTCTATCAGAGCGAAGACACCACACCCTATGAGTGCGACGGACTGACGGCCTACCGCCAGCGCCCTCTGCTGGTCTGCCTGCCCGAGACTTATGCACAGGTGCAGGCTGTGCTCAAGACCTGCCACGCCATAGGAGCGCCCGTCATTGCACGTGGCGCGGGGACGGGGCTTTCGGGCGGTGCCATGCCTCACCCCATGGGCGTGACGCTGTCGCTGGCGAAATTCAACAAAATCCTCAAGGTCGACGCCTACAGCCGCACGGCCCTGGTTCAATGCGGCGTGCGCAACCTCGCCATCAGCGAAGCCGCTGCCCCCTACGGTCTGTACTATGCGCCCGACCCCAGCAGCCAGATCGCCTGCACCATCGGCGGCAACGTGGCCGAAAACTCGGGCGGCGTGCACTGCCTCAAGTACGGGCTCACGGTGCACAACGTGCTCAAAGTGAAAGGCTTCAGCATCGAAGGCGAGCCCGTCGAGTTCGGCTCGGATGCTCTCGACACCCCCGGTCTGGACCTGCTGGCCGTCATGATAGGCAGCGAAGGCATGCTGGCCGTGGTGACCGAGGTCACGGTCAAGCTCGTGCCCAAGCCCCAGCTGGCGCGCTGCATCATGGCCAGCTTCGACGATGTGCGCAAAGCGGGCGACGCGGTGGCTGCGGTGATCGCGGCCGGCATCATTCCGGCGGGTCTGGAAATGATGGACAAGCCCATGACGGCCGCCGTGGAGGACTTTGTGCGCGCCGGCTACGACCTCACGGCAGAAGCCATTTTGCTTTGCGAGAGTGACGGCACGCCCGAGGAGGTCGAGGAAGAGATCGCCCGCATGAGCGAAGTGCTGCGCCACGCCGGCGCCACGGCCATCACCGTCAGCGAAAGCGAGGAAGAGCGTCTGCGTTTCTGGAGCGGACGCAAGAACGCCTTTCCCGCCAGCGGCCGCATCAGCCCTGATTACATGTGCATGGACTCCACCATTCCGCGCAAGCGTCTGGCCGACATCCTGCTGGCGATTCAGGAGATGGAGAAGAAATACCAGTTGCGCTGCGCCAATGTATTCCATGCAGGAGACGGCAATCTGCACCCCCTGATCCTGTTCGATGCCAACAACCCCGACGAACTGCACCGCTGCGAGCTGTTCGGCGCCGACATTCTGGAAACCAGCGTTGCCATGGGCGGCACGGTGACGGGCGAGCATGGTGTGGGCGTGGAAAAGCTCAACAGCATGTGCACCCAGTTCACCACGGCCGAGAACGCCCAGATGTTCGCGCTCAAGGCGGCGTTTGACCCGCAATCGCTGCTCAACCCCGGCAAGGTGATTCCCACGCTCAACCGCTGCGCCGAGTACGGCAAGATGCTGGTGCGCGGCGGGCAGATTGCCCATCCCGATCTGCCGCGCTTTTAA
- a CDS encoding PQQ-dependent sugar dehydrogenase — translation MQRKYRLILSLSALLLMAASPGAHARGYVSTGKCGIYPRLAITSPAGTCVGLIADEAHGLRFPRRVLEIEPGRIWVLDMGNWMPQQGRLIELRLPPDAATAANANTTDRAVEARVLLSKLNYPSGMVRGPDGKIYIGEADKIWRAAVPTLGQPPQPEVLAGNLPADGAHMLKELSFAPDGSLYVNMGSFSDSCRGEDQKQPMPCPERTGAMPRAAVWRMVLQAGKQPVKEFKPFASGLRNSMALAVMPDGPAAGTVWQGENNIDYRDPRQPPEELNLLHAGADYGWPYCIGARQNAQGYEKRFDCSKTEAPHMLWPAHVAPLQMLATPVGSAFGGQLLVAWHGQRADGQRLVGFARDDKGRPSGKPIQWLSNWDARPGLRPGGRPTGMGLDHAGRLLVVEDFNRSLLMLMSEAGTAPRPR, via the coding sequence ATGCAGCGCAAATACCGATTGATTCTGAGTCTGTCTGCGCTGTTGCTCATGGCTGCCAGCCCAGGTGCGCATGCGCGCGGCTATGTCTCCACCGGCAAATGCGGCATCTATCCGCGCCTGGCCATCACCAGCCCCGCCGGCACCTGCGTGGGGTTGATTGCCGACGAGGCCCACGGCCTGCGCTTTCCGCGCCGCGTATTGGAGATTGAGCCGGGCCGTATCTGGGTGCTGGACATGGGCAACTGGATGCCGCAGCAGGGCCGGCTGATCGAGCTGCGGCTGCCGCCTGACGCCGCCACAGCCGCCAATGCCAACACCACGGACAGGGCCGTCGAAGCCAGAGTGTTGCTGAGCAAGCTCAACTACCCTTCGGGCATGGTGCGCGGGCCGGACGGAAAAATCTATATCGGCGAGGCCGACAAAATCTGGCGTGCCGCCGTTCCCACGTTGGGCCAGCCGCCGCAGCCCGAGGTGCTGGCAGGCAATCTGCCCGCCGACGGTGCCCATATGCTCAAGGAGCTGAGCTTTGCGCCCGATGGCAGCCTGTACGTCAACATGGGCAGCTTCAGCGACAGCTGCCGTGGCGAGGATCAAAAGCAGCCCATGCCCTGCCCCGAACGCACGGGCGCCATGCCGCGCGCTGCCGTCTGGCGCATGGTGCTGCAGGCTGGCAAGCAGCCCGTCAAGGAATTCAAACCCTTTGCCAGCGGTCTGCGCAACTCCATGGCGCTGGCCGTGATGCCCGACGGCCCTGCGGCAGGCACCGTCTGGCAAGGCGAAAACAATATCGACTACCGCGACCCCAGGCAGCCGCCGGAGGAGCTCAACCTGCTGCACGCGGGTGCCGACTACGGTTGGCCTTACTGCATAGGCGCACGCCAAAACGCACAGGGCTATGAAAAGCGCTTTGACTGCAGCAAGACCGAGGCACCGCATATGCTGTGGCCCGCCCATGTGGCGCCGCTGCAGATGCTGGCCACGCCTGTGGGCAGCGCATTTGGCGGGCAATTGCTGGTGGCCTGGCACGGCCAACGCGCAGACGGTCAACGCCTCGTGGGCTTTGCGCGCGACGACAAGGGCCGGCCCTCTGGCAAACCCATTCAATGGCTGAGCAACTGGGACGCCAGGCCCGGACTGCGTCCCGGTGGCCGCCCCACGGGCATGGGCCTCGATCATGCGGGTCGCCTGCTGGTGGTCGAGGATTTCAACCGCAGCCTGCTGATGCTGATGAGTGAAGCGGGCACGGCGCCAAGACCCAGGTAA